GTTAATGTCACAGTTCTCGTCAAATAGATTAATTAGTCATTATGCTACAGGCATGTAATCACGTGCGAGTTTCTGACACCCCAAATGGCCAATAATCCAGACCAACTACTACATGAGGGACACTGCCAATAGCATCTATAAATACACTCAATCATCATCACTAGTTGATTTAATCTAGACCTTAATTTCCAGGTCGCCTGTGGTCTTCGTCAATTGAATTGATTACAGCAGATTCAACTTCATTAGTGGCGTGAAACGCTGGAAGAAGTGGCTTATGCTACGAGTCATAAATAATGCACTAGTAAATATTAGCGTTAAAATACATTCAGAATTGTGCTTACTAGGAGCATATGTCCGTTAACTTCGAGTTGTTCCACAAGGTGAGCCTTTGCTCCCTGTTGCTTTCGTCCTTGACCCCGAACATCCAATTGATGGCCATTGACTATTTGAGTAACCAAAATTATTATAGTTATGTACTAATAATTACTTGATAAATATGCGAAGACTTACCTAAGAGTGTAGCGATCCAAAGTTCTTCGTCGCTAGATTCAACTTGACCACGCTCAAAGTGCCAATTAATACTTGCTCCGACCTTTGCGGTAAATTTATCGAAGCGTTCAAGCCATAGCACTTCCGATCTCCCAGCTTCTCCATCCCTCAGTAAGTAGTATCGGCGAGGGATGCCATTTAGAGCATGGGTAGCTCCGTTAGTAAAGCCGTTGTGGTTGCTAGTACTCATGTTGGTAGAGCGTTCTCTGAGATTAAGATGGGATGTTGTTGGTGTTATGCATCATACCTATATATGCGTCTCGGTAGCACAAGAACACACACCCGTACATCGAGACATTACAGAGTCTGTCCCCTGGTGAGCGGGAAGCTAATGAGCGGTGCTATGATCACAGTTAGTGGAATAATCCAGGCGGCAACAGGATCAGCCCTTGCAAAGCACGTTTACTCACGTGTTCAGCGCGTTATGAATGTCGATAGTGAAAAGGTTCGTAACTTAAGGTGTATGTATATGCCGGTTTTCAAATATGTCAGAGGATGACTGGGGCCGGCTCAATGATTAAACAGCGGTCTCGGCAAGCAGCGATGCTCAGCTTGACTAATTGACTTGCTATGTTAATACATTGGATCTCATTTAGCTAGATAACAAGCACAGTGTCCGAAATGGCCGATTCATATTAAGGCGTTGCAAAACAAGAAATCCTTGCCTGTAAAATAGCGTGTACCTTGAAGAGCGCCCTCCGTTTTTGGAATAATGACGTGGTGCAAGTTGGAGATGGGGGTTGTCGACTACCCTCATAATATGAGTGGCGGACAAGTAAAATGGTGAGTTGATCAAGACTAAGTCAGAGAAGAGCGATGAATATGGGAAATCAAAGGTTGAGTGGGTGGCAGTGGTGGGACCAACGAAATTGCGGCATTACAATCACGTGAGCTTCGGTTTCCACACGTCACTCTCGATACCAGCTGTGACCCCTAAGATTCACCGGTCAGGTTGTTTTTGTGCTGGAACTGTTCCGAGGCTCTTGAAACATCCTAGGCTTAGATACTTTCAATATGAGTGTAATCCCTTCTTACGTGACAATACCAACAAATGCTACAATCCTACCTACCAAATCTTCCCAAACTTCTGAAGGTTATTTCTCCCAATCGCCTTCTCGTGAAAGCTCTTCGCCactgtctgtaaggacaacCTTAGAGGCTATGCAATTGAGGTCATCTAGTCAGTTGGTGGCATCACCGACGTCCGGTGGACCCCAGTCTCCCATGCGAACGTCAACTTTCagcataccaagtatgctacTTGCTGCTACTACACAATCAATGCCTACCGCCCCGACATCGCCTCGAGAGATCTTGGAGAGTAATGGAAAACTACTTTCCAACCGTGACGCACTGTCTATTCAGATCACCACTGCCAACTTTCGTCGCTTTGTCTCTAGGAGCGGGCCGGTATTTTGGTTCCAGGACCGCGTGGAAGAGATAGTCCTATGGAAGCGGGGATGGTGCTACACAATTGCATGGGGTTTTGTATACTCATTTATGTGTGAGTCTCTGTTTCCATACAAAGGAAGTCGTGTGCATTGATTTGTTTCGAAGGTATATACCCTCGAATGctgttgattttacctcagTTGGTATTATTGGCCATCATGTTGATCAATTACCCTGGAAGTCATAACCGACGACCAGGCTCCCCCAGCGCCAAAGGGATCAGCGACAGCCCAACTCGCCCAAGCCCTCAACTTATAGCACCTGAAGGAAGCTCGGAATGGTATGCAAATTTGCAAGCCATCCAGAACCTCATGGGCGCTATATCGGACGTGCACGAATTAGCTGTTACTGTTGTTCCCTACCTGACTTGGGCAACTCCTGCAACTCGGTCAATACTGTACATGACTATCATGACTCTCCCAATCGGATTTTTGCCAATATCACCACAACAAATCTTTCTCGGAGGCGGACTTAGTCTTTTGTGTATAATGCACCCGTTTTTCCAGAATCTTCTCCCGGGAATCGTCGCTCAAATAACACCTGCTATGCGTGTAATCTGGGAGAGGTTATTGGACGATCTCAGAATGGAAGAACGCCACGTTGAAGCGCGAGGAGGTTTTCGTGTCGAGTTACGTCTACCTGGTTTTCGAACAATGCATATACCAGCTACCCTAAAATCCATTTTGGGAGTTGACTCGTCGGAGAAGGTGCCAGCTCAGTATCCTATTCCAGAACCGGACGAAGAGCGCATGCTCGAGGTCGAGTTGTTTGAAAACGAGCGGTGGGTGGCAGGCTCCGGATGGAAAGCAACGAATCTTCGGACGGGAGAACGGCGAGGGTTTACTAGGGGTAGAGATGGATGGAGCGCGGGAGATGTGAAGGGGCTGGACTATGGAAATGTCAggtctgatatttctactcgCTCATCGAGCTCATGTATCTGACGCGCCTCTGGTCCAATCCGCTCCATTTGTCATCAGCAGTAATCTAACATTCGACCTGAGCCCAGGATGGAGGTTCGTCGAGACAGAGGACTGGAGGATCGACTGGGTAGGCTCGTGGATAGCGTGCGGTTCTGATAGTGGTAGGCTGGATGTCTCGTCCAATATTTCTGACATATACTAACGTTTTCTCAGACGGATGGGTCTATACCAATGATTCATGGCTGAACCCAAAGCCATTCCCGCCCAACGAGCTCGTTCAAACCACTTCTAGTGCCGCGGCCAATGCCTTGGGTCCTGGAGTGACTAGGAGAAGAAGATGGAGAAGACGGATATACCGCGTCAATGTCTAGACCATCATCTCGTGTTGTCCATCGCGTGTCCTTTGGGTGCACATTCAAACTGTAAATTATTTGGCGAACGTAATCACCAAAAGTATTCAAAACGTTGCCGCATCATCGGTACCGCCAAAGCAGTGCATTTTCGGCATATTTAGATGTGGTCTCAGTTGGAGACTTCAGCCCAAGGATAAGGCGGAGAAACAATGTGATAGAGCTGACCGAGATTGGCCGTAGCCACAACCAGAACGACACGGGCACTTCGGAATTTTGGTTATATGCTACAAAAAATATATGTATTGCTCTCCAGTAAATGAGTATTGTTATCCCTTCTGTAAGAGTGCGAACCTGTTCCCATAAGATCGAATCCAACACGAGGAGTCTAAGCGCCCACATTACAGGCCACGAGGTCGACAGCGCCTTATCCTTCTCTCTCCTTAGGGATATCCGAACATTCCAAGACACTTAGTTTCACGGCCTGTAAAAGGTGTTACTCGAGAGTATCGTCATCGAATATCGCGACCTTTGGCTCGCCCCTACTATCGATCACCCTACCAGCCACAATGTCAGTACCCCAAATGCTAAGCCCAAGTCGGATAATTTACCCTCTATACATTCCAGTGCTGTTCATGGGCATTGCAACTTGACAAAGGATAGTAAATTTACCGTACTCTAAGTTCACCCCTGATGAGCAATAAATTTGAGCTCACCATTTCCGAGGTTATCTAACGCAATAACTCCACCCATGCCACCCACTTCTCGGAGGTCTTCTACCACTTTTTGCGCAGCGCTCTTCAAACTTTGTCCCTGATACCTCATTCGCCTTGCTAGCGTCACTGCTGTTGCCTCCCTGATAAAGTACTGATACGTCTGTCATTATGAAAAGAATAAACTTCGGAACTATCCCGTGATTCTTACGTCTCCGTCACCGGTTCCCGAGATGCCTACCGCCCTAATCGTAGTCTTATCCCTCCCGAAAGCTTGAAGAACTTTGGCCCAAAGTCCTTTCCTGGGCTCAGACCATTTTTCAGCCCAATAGCCAGAGCCCATACTAGGTGTGTCGCCAATACGTCCAACAAGCTTATTGGTCTTACCACCGGTGCTTGTGCAGCAGGCTATATGCCCATTGACATCCAAAGCCACAGCGCCCACAGTCCCGGTAGGTAGCTGGTCGAGTGGCGGGTATGGTATGCCTTTACTTGGCTCTCCAGGGAGCGGCGTCTCGGGAAGACCCAGTCCGCGCCGGTGTTCGCGCCACCGATGCTCTGTCCAGTAGTAGGATGGATCGACGAGCTCTTGGCCCACCTGATGACCTATTTCTTCTGCAGCAGCTCCCGAGAGGAATGCATGCGGGGCAAGAGTGGGCTCTAAATAGAGCGCCCGAACCATCTGAGATGGGTTTTTGGCCCGCGTAAGGAGTGTCAGTGAGAAACCCTTGCGCGAGGCCGGAACAGATGGATGGGAAGGAGGTGGATGAGAAAGCATTATAGAGGCTTCAAGTTCGTTCTATGCAGCCCGTTAAGTTGACAAAACTCGAACCAGTATTACACGATAACGACTTGCCTTTCCCGCAGCATTGAAGACCGCTCCGTGTCCAGCATTAAACAGCGGACAGTCTTTACATATCGCTTGTTAATATATTCATCAAGTGTATTTAGCTGCACCGTACCTTCCAATACGGTGACTGCTGCCACAGCAGCATCCATCGCTTGTCCACCAGACTTCAAGACATCGTTTCCGGTAACGAGTGCTTTCCTAAGAGCCTCTTTATATAGCTCCCTTTGAGCTGGCGTCGAACTACATATACATTCAAAGTCAGATAACTTATTTAATAATTCAATAAGATTTATATACTTCTTCTTGAGTAGTAGTCCAGCACCTACGAGCCTGCTATCAGCTCGTGATAGACTGCGTGAGAACACGTTGCCAACTTACCACCATGAATTACTAGCACTGGCCCAGGCTCTCCTTTGAGGGTGTGCGCAGCGAGGTTTGGTTTCTCCACTAGGTTTTCGTCAGATCCTTTCTTGGACATGTTGTTTAGCATAGTGTATGGAGGATCGGCAAGATCGGCTGGAATGTCTGAATATAGAGGATAGAGGTACGCAACAGCTGGAcaagataagataagatcTCCAAATTCTTGATCAATTTGAAATACACACATAAATTTCTTGTGAACGACCATATTAGAAGGGCCAATCACCTGTGGCACCTGATACTTTACTTGCCCACCACCGAAGGGACTCATTATGAGCAAAGGAGATATAGCTACCGCTCAAGTGAATGGAGAGTTCTCCATCAAGCCAGAGGCGAAGCAGCCTCAGCTAGACACCTCTCAGGTTTGTTGTTACATTCATTCCGCCATGGGTCGAGCTGACTTGGCCAATTCAACAGTGGCCATTGCTGCTGAAAAACTACGACAAACTCCTGGTTCGTAGCTCTCACTTTACTCCCATCCCACAAGGGTGCAGCCCTCTAAAGCGGGATCTCCAATCATATATCAAGTGTGTATATTTTCAAAGCCTGAGTTTGGATGTGCCATATTAATAAATCTGCAGGTCTGGAGTCATCAACCTGGACAAGCCTTCAAACCCCTCATCTCACGAGGTTGTTGCTTGGATCCGACGCATCCTTCGAGTCGAGAAGACTGGCCACAGCGGAACTCTTGACCCCAAGGTCACTGGCTGTTTGATTGTTTGCATTGACAGGGCAACGCGATTGGTGAAGAGCCAGCAAGGCGCTGGTAAATTATCTCCTTATTATACTTTCTACTACTAACTCATTCGTACCTCAGGTAAGGAGTATGTTTGCGTCTTACGACTCCACGATGCACTCGAGTCGGAAAAGGCCCTCCCTCGTGCTCTTGAAACCCTGACCGGTGCTCTCTTCCAGCGACCTCCCCTTATTTCCGCCGTCAAGCGACAGCTCCGTATCCGAACCATTCATGAGAGCAAACTCCTCGAGTTTGACAATCAGCGAAACTTGGCTGTATTCTGGGTTAGCTGTGAGGCCGGAACTTACATCCGAACATTATGCGTCCACCTCGGCCTACTTTTGGGAGTTGGCGGACACATGCAAGAGCTTCGACGTGTTCGTAGTGGTGCGATGAGCGAGAATGACGATATTGTAACTATGCATGACGTTTTGGACGCACAATGGACGTATGACAATACCCGCGACGGTACGACGCCCGCATATTTATTTTTAGCTATTATTTACACCTTTTTTTTGTCGCAGAATCGTATCTG
The nucleotide sequence above comes from Rhizoctonia solani chromosome 3, complete sequence. Encoded proteins:
- a CDS encoding integral peroxisomal membrane peroxin protein, whose translation is MPTAPTSPREILESNGKLLSNRDALSIQITTANFRRFVSRSGPVFWFQDRVEEIVLWKRGWCYTIAWGFVYSFMCIYPRMLLILPQLVLLAIMLINYPGSHNRRPGSPSAKGISDSPTRPSPQLIAPEGSSEWYANLQAIQNLMGAISDVHELAVTVVPYLTWATPATRSILYMTIMTLPIGFLPISPQQIFLGGGLSLLCIMHPFFQNLLPGIVAQITPAMRVIWERLLDDLRMEERHVEARGGFRVELRLPGFRTMHIPATLKSILGVDSSEKVPAQYPIPEPDEERMLEVELFENERWVAGSGWKATNLRTGERRGFTRGRDGWSAGDVKGLDYGNVSSNLTFDLSPGWRFVETEDWRIDWVGSWIACGSDSDGWVYTNDSWLNPKPFPPNELVQTTSSAAANALGPGVTRRRRWRRRIYRVNV
- a CDS encoding asparaginase, translated to MSKKGSDENLVEKPNLAAHTLKGEPGPVLVIHGGAGLLLKKNSTPAQRELYKEALRKALVTGNDVLKSGGQAMDAAVAAVTVLEDCPLFNAGHGAVFNAAGKASRYRVILNELEASIMLSHPPPSHPSVPASRKGFSLTLLTRAKNPSQMVRALYLEPTLAPHAFLSGAAAEEIGHQVGQELVDPSYYWTEHRWREHRRGLGLPETPLPGEPSKGIPYPPLDQLPTGTVGAVALDVNGHIACCTSTGGKTNKLVGRIGDTPSMGSGYWAEKWSEPRKGLWAKVLQAFGRDKTTIRAVGISGTGDGDTYQYFIREATAVTLARRMRYQGQSLKSAAQKVVEDLREVGGMGGVIALDNLGNEYGKFTILCQVAMPMNSTGMYRGVIDSRGEPKVAIFDDDTLE
- a CDS encoding centromere/microtubule binding protein cbf5; this translates as MSKGDIATAQVNGEFSIKPEAKQPQLDTSQWPLLLKNYDKLLVRSSHFTPIPQGCSPLKRDLQSYIKSGVINLDKPSNPSSHEVVAWIRRILRVEKTGHSGTLDPKVTGCLIVCIDRATRLVKSQQGAGKEYVCVLRLHDALESEKALPRALETLTGALFQRPPLISAVKRQLRIRTIHESKLLEFDNQRNLAVFWVSCEAGTYIRTLCVHLGLLLGVGGHMQELRRVRSGAMSENDDIVTMHDVLDAQWTYDNTRDESYLRRVIRPLECLMVGYKRIVVKDSAVNAVCYGAKLMIPGLLRYEANIEVHEEVVLMTTKGEAIALAIAQMSTADLASCDHGVVAKVKRCIMERDTYPRRWGLGPRALEKKKMVKDGKLDKHGRAIQGVTPASWTKDYVDYSVQQDEEPVPTQPPVPASEPPATVEEAETEPKEKKRKRKSEVAEADVTMQDADEDEGKDEEDEEARKQRRKEKKEKKEKKEKKRREKEEAAKLEEQTSPERKKAKKAKDDDASTD